A window from Choristoneura fumiferana chromosome 22, NRCan_CFum_1, whole genome shotgun sequence encodes these proteins:
- the LOC141440209 gene encoding uncharacterized protein: MSDDTKTPSDVSEENKTDEPTNTKSLNANNDTVIEIEDGVEEQKISEAEQLKQAVFKDQGLHGVYVIAGKGKKCRPKRHEHDGDMYSNRVIWVQAMMSQSSGQEIGEESRGPFIRKVFAILFFCMLFTSTFAAMSFFVPEIRLFFRSPAGLILTVFAM, from the exons ATGAGTGACGATACAAAGACACCGAGCGATGTGTCTGAAGAGAATAAAACCGATGAACCAACCAATACGAAAAGTTTAAACGCAAATAACGATACTGTAATTGAAATAGAAGATGGTGTTGAAGAACAGAAGATTTCGGAGGCTGAACAGTTGAAGCAAGCAGTTTTTAAAGATCAGGGACTGCATGGTGTTTATGTTATTGCTGGCAAAGGAAAGAAATGTAGGCCAAAACGGCACGAACATGACGGCGATATGTACAGCAACAGAGTTATATGGGTGCAAGCCATGA tGAGTCAATCGAGTGGACAAGAAATAGGCGAAGAGTCACGTGGCCCTTTTATCCGAAAAGTTTTCGCCATCCTCTTCTTCTGCATGCTTTTTACAAGCACCTTTGCAGCGATGAGTTTTTTTGT acCGGAAATCAGACTTTTTTTCAGGAGTCCAGCCGGTTTAATACTAACTGTCTTCGCCATGTAA
- the LOC141440211 gene encoding uncharacterized protein: MTDSLNYKNFMSDSENKVSNDNQTEEDSDTAEQANPDATIHLHAVEDQETDVRRTVLREEKDDTGERSELDVESNSWNASKRVRHSNQQKNQIHKNPINQRDHNRSKSRTHSNKQKHCLDKINHKRMNRFQIKAQNKYRSHLQHKHHEVQKYLRHRGQIHPKPVQICLKNPKLKNHIHRKDRNQFKWQINPKPYWVCHHKIHIHHLAKSHVKAHSHKANLHHQVHIHLKDLIFQMSILHRGNIQLAEKFRPENHTHHKAHIHQMGHIHHVHLIHHKGHIHHKDPIHQMGRIFPKGHIHPKGRTRLKGRTHLEGRIHHKGLTLRLDRIHLKDQIHPICRTLQMGNIHHKEHIQLKVLNLTDHFKSEGHINPENHIKPEVHGNPQDRLLGRDRIQLKELTHNKEDKAHLQRHLKEGASYIKCQNFFANNWNIFFISAHIHIDWTVLLHELFDKGEDISLQRFMFGTSCVSSDSNSCYNQRLLQNTDSDVLCIDYRPCYICLRHSGTYQIIDNGPANNIGR; the protein is encoded by the exons ATGACGGActctttaaattataaaaacttt ATGAGCGATTCAGAAAACAAAGTTTCAAATGATAATCAGACTGAGGAAGACAGCGATACAGCTGAACAAGCAAATCCTGATGCTACCATTCATTTGCATGCTGTTGAAGATCAAGAAACGGATGTACGCCGAACTGTATTACGCGAAGAAAAAGACGATACAGGAGAGCGAAGCGAGCTAGATGTTGAGAGTAACTCTTGGAATGCTTCAAAGAGAGTTAGACa CAGCAACCAACAGAAGAACCAAATTCACAAGAACCCAATCAACCAGAGGGATCACAACCGCTCCAAGAGCAGAACGCACAGCAACAAGCAGAAACACTGCTTAGACAAGATCAACCACAAACGCATGAATCGATTCCAAATCAAAGCGCAGAA CAAGTACCGGAGTCATCTCCAACACAAGCACCACGAAGTCCAGAAGTATCTCCGCCACAGAGGCCAGATTCACCCAAAACCGGTTCAAATCTGCCTCAAGAACCCCAAGCTCAAGAATCACATCCATCGGAAAGACCGCAACCAGTTCAAGTGGCAAATCAATCCCAAACCCTACTGGGTTTGCCACCACAAGATCCATATCCACCACCTGGCCAAATCCCACGTCAAAGCTCATTCCCACAAGGCCAATCTCCACCACCAGGTCCATATCCACCTCAAAGACCTTATCTTCCAGATGAGTATCCTCCACAGGGGCAATATCCAACTCGCGGAGAAATTCCGCCCCGAGAACCATACCCACCACAAGGCCCATATACACCAAATGGGCCATATCCACCACGTCCACCTTATACACCACAAGGGCCATATCCACCACAAGGACCCTATCCACCAAATGGGCCGTATCTTCCCCAAGGGCCATATCCACCCCAAGGGCCGTACCCGCCTCAAGGGCCGTACCCACCTCGAGGGTCGAATCCACCACAAGGGCCTTACCCTCCGGTTGGACCGTATCCACCTCAAGGACCAAATCCACCCGATATGCCGTACCCTCCAGATGGGCAATATCCACCACAAGGAACATATCCAGCTGAAGGTACTCAACCTCACAGACCATTTCAAGTCCGAGGGTCATATCAACCCGGAGAATCATATCAAACCCGAGGTTCACGGAAATCCTCAGGATCGTTTGCTCGGCCGGGATCGTATCCAGCTCAAGGAACTTACCCACAACAAG gAAGACAAGGCGCACCTCCAACGTCACCTAAAAGAAGGAGCCTCATAC ATCAAGTGCCAGAACTTTTTTGCAAACAActggaatatattttttatttccgctCAT ATTCATATTGATTGGACTGTACTTCTACATGAGCTGTTCGATAAAGGGGAGGACATATCCTTGCAACGTTTCATGTTTGGCACTAGCT gtgtTTCTTCAGACAGCAATAGCTGCTATAATCAGCGTCTACTTCAAAACACAGATTCTGATGTACTCTGTATTGACTACCGCCCTTGTTATATTTGTCTGCGTCATTCTGGCACATACcaaa TCATTGATAATGGACCTGCAAATAATATTGGGCGGTAG